Proteins from a genomic interval of Tistrella mobilis:
- a CDS encoding CBS domain-containing protein, translating to MQVQELMNRNIQLATPNESLRAVAERMADCDIGYMPVGENDRLVGAVTDRDIAIRGVGAGRDGSAKVAEVMTRDVKYCYEDEDVEHVVQNMGDIQVRRIPVMNRQDRLVGVLSLADSALGYSPDSTGTAMTGVVVPGGAHNQSRAGHGSAGNGGGGR from the coding sequence ATGCAGGTCCAGGAACTCATGAACCGCAACATCCAGCTTGCCACGCCGAATGAAAGCCTGCGGGCGGTGGCGGAGCGGATGGCGGATTGCGACATCGGCTATATGCCGGTCGGCGAGAACGACCGTCTGGTCGGCGCGGTGACCGATCGCGACATCGCGATTCGCGGCGTCGGTGCCGGCCGCGACGGGTCCGCCAAGGTCGCCGAGGTCATGACCCGCGACGTGAAATACTGCTACGAGGACGAGGATGTGGAGCATGTCGTCCAGAACATGGGCGACATTCAGGTCCGCCGCATCCCGGTGATGAACCGGCAGGACCGGCTGGTCGGCGTGCTGTCGCTGGCCGACAGCGCTCTCGGCTATTCGCCGGACTCCACCGGCACCGCGATGACCGGCGTGGTCGTCCCGGGCGGTGCGCACAACCAGAGCCGCGCCGGGCACGGCTCGGCCGGAAATGGCGGCGGCGGGCGCTGA
- a CDS encoding HipA N-terminal domain-containing protein: MTRALDIWWDGRLVGQLTQNPHGELGFAYAPEWLGDAEVPPLSASLPKRAEPFSRRRGPCAVRLGPTGQ, translated from the coding sequence ATGACGCGCGCCCTCGATATCTGGTGGGACGGGCGCCTGGTCGGCCAGCTGACACAGAACCCGCACGGTGAACTCGGCTTCGCATATGCGCCGGAGTGGCTGGGCGATGCAGAGGTGCCGCCCTTGTCCGCCTCGCTGCCGAAGCGGGCGGAGCCGTTCAGTCGTCGCAGAGGACCTTGCGCCGTCCGGCTTGGACCGACCGGCCAGTGA
- a CDS encoding helix-turn-helix transcriptional regulator, translated as MARRTLTPAEIGDIVRATRKAAGLRQDELAGAAGVGLRFIVDLEAGKPTAQIGKTLQVLAALGCSFAITPPPDTNGGRKA; from the coding sequence ATGGCCAGACGCACGCTCACCCCTGCCGAGATCGGCGACATTGTCCGCGCCACCCGCAAGGCCGCAGGCCTGCGGCAGGACGAGCTTGCGGGCGCAGCCGGGGTCGGCTTGCGCTTCATCGTCGATCTCGAAGCGGGCAAGCCGACCGCGCAGATCGGCAAGACGCTTCAGGTCCTGGCGGCCCTTGGATGCTCCTTCGCTATCACACCGCCGCCCGATACCAACGGAGGGCGGAAGGCATGA
- a CDS encoding catalase: MANTTDPDARTPVKIHDQEALRGPGGELHQTAGGDTPVLTTSHGMPVADDQSSLKIGPRGPTLMEDVHFRDKIFHFDHERIPERVVHARGMGAHGFFEAYESLADITTADPFQEAGRRTEAFVRFSTVAGNKGSFDLARDVRGFAVKLYTGAGNWDIVGNNIPVFFIQDAIKFPDLIHAAKQEPDRGFPQAQTAHDNFWDFISLTPESMHMVMWIMSDRAIPRSFRFMEGFGVHSFRLVNADGKSTFVKFHWKPKLGMQSVVWNEAVKINGADPDFHRRDLWDAITKGDAPEWELGLQLFDESFAQAFDFDILDSTKIIPEEIVPVRRVGRLVLDRVVDNFFAETEQVAFCTQNIIPGVDFSNDPLLQGRNFSYLDTQLKRLGSPNFNEIPVNRPRCPMHHFQQDGHMRMEVRKGRANYEPNSWNEGPREDPKTGFSSLRVTEHEPDKLRMRPESFADHYSQARQFYISQTPEERTHMANALVFELSKVERPDIRLRMLSHLQNVHEDLADAVAAGLGVRDMPDPAPAAKPTRTDLPPSPALSIVLNGPNSFRGRKLGVLLTDGADADLYAALEKAVSAEGAMIEVIAPEIAGVTLSDGMLVPAAQKIDGGPSVLYDAVAILTSAEGADRLKTHPAALDFIGDAYAHRKFIAWAPDADALMTEAGVAPPKRDAGFAKLATPSDAPAFLKTCRDLRFWAREKVIAAV, translated from the coding sequence ATGGCCAATACCACCGATCCCGATGCCCGCACGCCCGTGAAGATCCACGACCAGGAGGCGCTGCGCGGCCCTGGCGGGGAATTGCACCAGACCGCCGGCGGCGATACGCCGGTGCTCACCACCTCGCACGGCATGCCGGTCGCCGATGATCAGTCCTCGCTGAAGATCGGCCCGCGCGGGCCGACCCTGATGGAGGATGTGCATTTCCGCGACAAGATCTTCCATTTCGATCACGAGCGGATCCCGGAACGGGTGGTGCATGCCCGCGGCATGGGCGCGCACGGCTTCTTCGAGGCATATGAATCGCTCGCCGACATCACCACCGCCGATCCGTTTCAGGAAGCGGGACGGCGCACCGAAGCCTTCGTGCGCTTCTCCACGGTCGCCGGCAATAAGGGCTCGTTCGATCTGGCGCGCGATGTGCGCGGCTTTGCGGTGAAGCTTTACACCGGGGCCGGCAACTGGGACATCGTCGGCAACAATATCCCGGTCTTCTTCATTCAGGACGCGATCAAGTTCCCCGACCTGATCCATGCCGCCAAGCAGGAACCCGATCGCGGCTTCCCCCAGGCGCAGACGGCGCATGACAATTTCTGGGACTTCATCTCGCTGACGCCCGAGAGCATGCACATGGTCATGTGGATCATGTCGGACCGGGCGATCCCGCGCTCCTTCCGCTTCATGGAAGGCTTCGGCGTGCACAGTTTCCGTCTGGTCAATGCCGACGGCAAATCGACCTTCGTGAAGTTCCACTGGAAGCCCAAGCTCGGCATGCAGTCGGTGGTGTGGAACGAGGCGGTGAAGATCAACGGCGCCGATCCGGATTTCCACCGCCGCGATCTCTGGGATGCGATCACCAAGGGCGACGCGCCGGAATGGGAACTGGGGCTTCAGCTGTTCGACGAAAGCTTCGCCCAGGCCTTCGATTTCGACATTCTGGATTCGACCAAGATCATCCCCGAAGAAATCGTGCCGGTGCGCCGGGTGGGCCGGCTGGTGCTCGACCGCGTGGTCGACAATTTCTTCGCCGAGACCGAACAGGTCGCCTTCTGCACCCAGAACATCATTCCGGGGGTCGATTTCAGCAACGACCCGCTGCTTCAGGGGCGGAACTTCTCGTATCTCGATACGCAGCTGAAGCGGCTGGGCAGCCCCAATTTCAACGAGATCCCGGTCAACCGGCCGCGCTGCCCCATGCATCACTTCCAGCAGGACGGGCATATGCGCATGGAGGTGCGCAAGGGCCGCGCCAATTACGAACCCAATTCCTGGAATGAAGGGCCGCGCGAAGACCCGAAAACCGGCTTCTCCAGCCTGCGGGTCACCGAGCACGAGCCCGACAAGCTGCGCATGCGCCCCGAAAGCTTCGCCGATCATTACAGCCAGGCGCGGCAGTTCTACATCAGCCAGACGCCCGAGGAACGCACCCATATGGCGAATGCGCTGGTCTTCGAGCTGAGCAAGGTGGAACGCCCCGATATCCGCCTGCGCATGCTGTCGCATCTTCAGAACGTGCACGAGGATCTGGCCGATGCCGTGGCGGCGGGGCTGGGCGTGCGCGACATGCCCGACCCGGCCCCGGCGGCGAAGCCGACCCGCACCGACCTGCCGCCCTCGCCGGCGCTGTCGATCGTGCTGAACGGCCCGAACAGCTTCCGCGGCCGCAAGCTCGGCGTGCTGCTGACCGACGGCGCCGATGCCGATCTTTATGCCGCGCTTGAAAAGGCGGTCTCGGCCGAAGGTGCGATGATCGAGGTGATCGCCCCCGAAATCGCCGGCGTCACCCTCAGCGACGGCATGCTGGTGCCGGCGGCCCAGAAGATCGACGGCGGCCCCTCGGTGCTGTACGACGCCGTCGCCATCCTGACCTCGGCCGAGGGCGCCGACCGGCTGAAAACCCACCCGGCCGCGCTCGACTTCATCGGCGACGCCTACGCCCACCGCAAATTCATCGCCTGGGCCCCCGACGCCGACGCGCTGATGACCGAAGCGGGCGTGGCTCCCCCCAAACGCGACGCCGGCTTCGCGAAACTGGCCACCCCCTCGGACGCCCCCGCCTTCCTGAAAACCTGCCGCGACCTGCGTTTCTGGGCGCGGGAGAAGGTGATTGCGGCGGTGTGA